AGAACAAAAACAGGAGCATAAATTACTTTACGGTGCAAGTGCAATCTAATCAAGAAAGGGTCGGTCATGTTTTATTGTCACCAAACAGAAACAAGCTTCGTGTTTCAtaacaacaaaaggaaaaaatgatcTTTAATTGTGTGCAGTTGTTCTGTATGTTTGGCAGAATGTGCTGCAGCTGTGCTGGGGGTGGAGAGATAACACATTTCCAGCTTTTCTAAGAGCACAGGAGAAAAGCTTGCTGGTAAATTTGAGTGGGTAGGGAGAAGGTTTATTGGTGGGTGGGAAAAGTAACcaggttttattttactgaagtATAAAGCAGACAAAGGAGAGCCTTGCATGTGGTGAGTGGGATGGCTGCTGCATAATGTGTCTCTGGAGTCCTGTGATAGTCTtcatatacagtatgtgtttgTATGGAGGTTTTGCCTATTCAGAGTTCTCTCCTGGTGAATGAGGCGATTCAAGCTGCTTCAGTCTGGTCATCACTCTTTTTCCCATCTGGCTGATCTCAGACCTGTGGGTCACCTCCATCTCTCTCTGGTGCCTATGACAGAGCAGATCAAGATTATTGATGGAGGAATTAAAGCTGCTGAGGTGAACAGAAAGATCCACCATGTCTCTCTCAAATGGATGGAAACACTTTAATGTTTGAAATTAAACTGGTCTGAGGAATTTTGTAATTAATAATATCTCAAATGTTCCTTCTTTCATCCACTGTTTCAAATTTATCTGTGCTTCATTATGTAAAAACATCATTAccattaaaactggaaaaacttATCAAATGCAATAGAAAAGAATTACTGACCAACTTTATTATATTTGgatatatcttaaaaaaaaatttaagataTTATGAGAAAGGCAAACAAAGAAAGATATGTTAATATAGGTCTGTCAGATTTTACAATCAGCATATTAACAGGTACCAGGTGAGGGTGCCAgcactgggtataaaaggagcatctaCCAAGGATTTAATCTTACAAAACAAGATTGGGTCCTAGCTCATTTCGTTGTGCCAAAGTCAGTCAGAAAATtagagcaattttttttttatttggactaCAAAGCATCATTTTTAAagtctaaaagaaataaaatgaataaaaaaaataataataaatttaaaagaaatttaaaaaatgaattaaaaaaattcagcctaaaaaataaaatacataaataatatttacaaaccaaaaggaaattaaatgaattaacaaAGTTAAAGTCTGGGTAAAACAAAGTCAAAGGTTTGAATGGAGTGATATATGTCTGATAGTAGTtgctgaaaacattaaaatgcacATAATTGTACTTTGTcaacttatattttatttatatgttgaaaaaaagaaactaaagaaaacagcaaacagaACCTGTTGGCCTGGTTTGGCACATAAACCAGGCCAAcaaggataaaaataaatggcaCCTGCATGACTCCATATTACTTAAAGGACTACACTGTCCTTAAATAAATGTCTATAACAGACCTTCAATCCTCTAATTGTAAACACCCCAAAAGGCAGAATCAAAGAGCAGATGCCAGTCCAATAAAATAGCTTTTCTTTAATTCAGTATTTACATTAAAGCCACAACATTTAAACTCTAAAGCAGAGGTGCCCAAACTCTTTACCTCCAAGGGCCAAAGTAAAAATGTACCAGTGAGCCTCAGGCCAAAGACAGCGATTTAAcggtgaaacacaaataaatgtaaatcataGTTCTTTCAATTGTTAATGCATGCAAATGCATTCTTTTCCATCACTGCAAATAACATGCTACCACTTTCACAATAAACTATGACATATAAACATATCATTCATAGACGAACTGCGGCCGATTCACATGGAGACATGGCCTTGTTGCGACTTTGGCGCTTTGAGGGTTAACTTTAATCTGGAAGCTAAATAATTATTTGCTCCCCAGTGTCATCCTCAGTGTCAGAAATTTATAGTATCAACACTTTTGcatcataaaaatgtgttgcCTTAAAAAGAAAGGTCAAACTGTTCCCCTGCATACAGGGGAAGATACAAAATGAAGGCTcgtgaaatatttttaattgttatgACAGCAGCTGAAAACCTGCATCATACCCAGCCTGTTCCAGCTCCCGGGAAACTGTTGCTGGAAGGAATTTCAGTCACACCATTTGCTCATTCATTAACTTCATGTTTGGTCAATCCTGACTCCTTCCCCCCTAAAacctaaacatgttttttttggaCATCTTAAAAGAGCCTTCTGTGTCTAAACTTAGACGTGCATCTTGTCCTGCATAGGAAGCGCTTCCTTTATTGTAAATATTCATTCATCAGacctgaaactggactgaatggATGAGCAATCTTGTCTTGGTAACACAGGCATCATGCTGGTGGTGTACTAACCTGGCTGTTACTCCTGCAGCGAGGTTGCTATTGGAGACCAGAGCTTTCCCAGACAGGAACTCTGCTCTGATCATCTCTGGTGTCAGCTGGATTTCTGAACCTTCACACCTGCACACAGTTCTGCAAACACATCAAGGAGCTGATACAAAGAGTTTCCAGCAAAAAGAGCCTCATTGTGTGAAAGGTATTGTGTGCTTACTGTGTGTCCATTAGTGCTGGATCACTGGGGAGGGCAGGGAGAGGACGAGGTGCTGTGAGTGGAAGAATATCAGTGTTGTAGTCGACAGTtctgcaaaaaacacacacaaaacaccagAAAAGTCTCTGTATCCATATTTACTGAGTCAGGTTTGCTGGAGAAGTTTCATTTTgggtttattttctgctttcactGTGTCCACTCAACACAcatcactgtgtttgtgtttacaagACAAGACACTGTGGCTATAACCGGCGAAGCGGTGACAGAAAATTAATAAGCCTGAGCAGAGAGGCTGggggagattttttttcccatcgcatgaataaagacaaatatttcCGCAGTTGTCCTGCAGATCAGTGCTGACAGGCATAAAGCCAATCCTTTGCCTCACCAGGCGTCTGATGATGCAACAAGAGAAAGGTGAGGGTAGATGCTCCTAAATGATGCGGTTTTCTCATCAAATAATCACTTGAAACAGTTTCAGGCATCGAGGAATGCAGCTTCATTAGCTCTGCAACGTTCACTTTGGTACCTAAATGAATGCCAGCCTCGAGAAGGGTCAGAACACACCACCTTCACACAGCTGAATGGTAAAGGATGTGATAGAGTGCAGAGAAAAGCATTCACAAATAGCACAGGACAGCCAGATGCTGTGTTTGCtaacattacattaaaatattcaCTGTACTTTAGACTGAAGCCTGAATAAATCATTATTTCTCAGTGTAAGTCAGTTTGCCTCCATACAGTATGACCTATATTCAACAAccacactcaaacacaccttACATGGGGTAAAGCTAAACAACAGGAACACAAAAAGAGAATATTTCATAGTAATGAGTGCTTCTCTATTCCTCCAACTGAGATATGAAAGTAGTTAAATTGAGAATTTTTGGCTAATAgaaatttttttcaaaatcagaatttaaaattaattaaatagataaatgataataaaataaaaaataaaattaaaggaaaaaaacaaataaaataaaacagaataaataaaataaatttacactaaaataaaataaaataaaacccagTGCGTGAAATCCAAAATACAGAATGACTTCAAGTGCAAAATGCTGTCCCAACCAACCTCCTCCAACCCCATGAATGTAAAATGAGTTCTCCTGGATTTATTACAAATCGACTACCTGACATCCTGCAACCTGACAGGTGGTGGAGGTTTTGTGGATTTCTCTATTACATATTTATGTAAGAAAACTGCAAGAAGTCCTGTTGCTGGAATGAGAGACGATGGCTTAGATACTAAAGCTGGTAAATAGTGGTGCAAGCTGAAGGAGGACGTCGAAGAGGAGATCCTCTCCAAGAAGGTAAAAATCTAGGTACCTGAGGTAAGAATGAAAGGTTTTCAAAGGTTTTATGGATCAGgacataaaacataatttggGCCTCATCAGGTCTTaaaataaggtaaaaaaaaaaacaagcacagcAGAACGACAACACATGGCTTATAACAtacttatttaataaaaactaagttAAAGTGTAGAAACAGTGTTAAAACCTAAGTGCAGCACATAATTCAACAACTTGTGTTTGGGATGATTGTCCTGTTTTTAGCTATTTGATTGCAAAATACTTTGgtacacagcagcagcatcttgtTAATAAGGGGCGACACCCCCATCAAGAACACTACAtctcttaaacataaattatttaaataatgcaaACTTACTAAGTACATTAAAATAGATTACTCATAAAATGTGCCTGCTTGTGTCTGGTTGTATTTAGTTAACTTCCTGTATAAATATGTAAGTTTCATGGGTGATACCTTTACCTTTTGGCAAATATGTGACCTGAGGCTGCTCTCGCAATGGTTTTATAAAGATCTTCTCTGCGTCTATGTTAATATTGTTATaggttctttatttattctatgaTCTTGATTCTCCAGCTGTCAAAGAAAATTATACCCCTAAAGTTCAAATTTGCAAGGATTAAATGGATGATGAACAGAGTGATGTGAGCAGAAGACCCTGCTCACATTACCTACAGTAAACAATATTTCACCTCATATACGGGTGTTAAATGTGGGAAATATAGCCTCTTGTTTATCATTTGCTAAGCTGCTGTTATTATGAAGTCATTCTTTCTATAAATATCAGAGGCAGGAAGTAGCACAGTGTTGTAGAGGCAAACCATGATTCATTTATACCAGCAGGAAGGTAAAAGCCTTTTCAGGCTTCACAGCTCACATTTTAAAGCCGGTCCGGTTGAGGTTCAGCTAATACAGCACTTAACCGGaccaaataaaacacacatagtTTCTGACCTACCTGCGTGGAGCACAGTCACTGGTGACATCTGGCTGGTTGGACAGGCGATTCAAGAAAACAGATTCAAAATCTTTCCATTTCATGACCCCAGCGATCGCTTTCTGTTTTCAGGAAAGAAAAGTTTGATAGGAAACAGGTGCTGTTTTCTGTTATCCTGTTAccccaattaaaaaaacaaaaacaagtaaaatctCACTTCAATCTAGCAGAAAAAAATGCCTCTTTGAATTTCAAGTCACAAACAAACATGGTCAAGTACTTTAGAGACACTACAAGCATTTCAGATGAACTCATAAAGACCTTGTGATGGAGAAACTGAGTGTGTGGCGTTTGTGTCTTCGAGTCACATATGTTGCTCCCAGGAAGTGTGTACCTGCATGAAAAGcaactcatttaaaaatgttttaaagctcACCAAGATTTAAAGGTAGCTGAGGTTGCCTTTTACCTCGGCAGAGGGCAGAGGTGAAACTCCAAATCGCTCTCAAGGTATTTAGGGTGAGGTTTGTAGGTCTGAAGCCCCGGGGCTGGATTCTAAGACATTATATTACACCATCAATATGCTGATACACATGCATGAAGAATCATTGATAAATCACAGCCTTACAAAGACTTGGAGTGCGTTTGCTGGAAAAGGTCTGAGCAGAGCTTCAGGAGCCTTAAAAGAGAAAGTAACGGTCTCCTCTTCCTTTGCTTTGGGCTCCACTGCTCTGACAAATTGGGCTCCGTCTTGAGGAGCCtaaaaagattattaaaaatgcaagaaaagagCAGACAGATCATGTTGGAAGCAGCTTTTTCTGCTTACAGATGATCTGTTATGAATAATAGAAGGCTTATGTTGAGGTGTGAGAGTTACCGGGGCTCCGTTGCGAAGGGGTCTTGCCAAAGTTGTGGGAATATAAGAGTTAAATGCTTCCCAGGCTGAAACGGGCTGGTAACCCATGAGCTTGTAGTGCTGGGGAACCTAAAATTCAGATTATTATATaacttaaaattatttttgatgATTACAAAACTTTCATGTGGATTATTTAGgagaaattaacaaaaacagcatttagaGAATCATTTCGAACACAGTGCAATATTTCCCATCACAGTCCATCCTCTTTGCACCtgtgaaaaaacacattttcccagTTGACTTCTTGCTTGTACAtccctttctcttttgtgtaaaacaaaaccattaaaacaaaGGATTGCTGAGGATTCCTGTGCTCCACTGTGTCAGCTGAAATCGGTTTGTGTTAAAGACAGCAGCAGGACGGATTCTGCTCTAGAGATTAGTTGTTTCTTTCAGGGACAGAAATCAGGTGACCCTTCAGGACTGAATCCATCCTTTAATACAGAGTCTAGTTTATCCTGTCAGGAGAGGACAGAAGCTAAGCTGTCACAGGGAATAGACACTGGTCAGTCTGCGCAAAGTCAAACAAACATATACGCTCACACCTAATTTAGAGACATCAGTTAACctgtttttggactgtgagaGAAAGCATGTGCAGCCAgagaaacatgcaaactccccAGTTAAGCTTAAATCCAGGAACCGAGAGGCTTTGGAGGATGTTGTTTGCCTCCACTGTCACTTGTGTGTCTTCAGCTTCAAGGTAAAAGTGAAGTGTGTAACCTTGTCAACATTTCCATGTGGTGTTACAGTGAGAGACCATGTGTGCAACCAGCAGTTAAAACCACAGACAAACATTTTTACGGACTCAGTCATGGACAAAACAAAGCTTAGTTTGAGTCTTTGACAGTTTTTCTACTCTGATTTTGTGGGATTTTTTAGCCATCTGAAGCTTTCTAAGCTAATTTAAAGCACGAAACAATTataatcatgtaaaaaaaaaattaaaaacggCAATCTTAATGAACAAATTTGACTTCTCTGGGGTGGGTTTTAGTCAATGACTTGTTTTTCTGATGAAAAGAACACAATAAATGCATGAGAACAAAAGCTATGATGAAATGTATTGACACTTTGCcaatgaaagaaatgaaaatattcagCAAAGACAAAATCCAAAAGACCTAATTTAGTTGTGTGGAAATGCAGGAGAAGTTGGGAAGGGGTCCAATCAGACTTTGTCTGCATGTGTGGTAAGGTGGGGACAATCAGGCTACATCCACATGGAGACAGACATAATTTCATTTTAcgaaatatttttgtaaagacAAATTCTTACAAGAAATGTAAACGCTGTAGTATATCTGCCAGGCCAGTTAGTGGCGCTGTAACGCTGCCACAGGAATACActaaaaccagagaagaagacatgGAGCATGAACATAAACTTGCTGGATCTGATcaaacatacaaagaaaaagagaatagaAAACAATTTCATCAGTATTGGAGCCTGGTAGTAATACTGGATCGGATTGGCCCCAACTTTatcaaaacatttagttaaCTAAATCTATAGTAGATTTAGTTAACTgtagtattattttatttagttaactAAAACTCAATGAATCAGATGACAAAATTATGACAGAAACTAAATGATCATTTACTTTGCCATTAAACTGTTTAACTATACTTTCCTATGCCAtgtactttttcctttttactatTATCTGTATAAATGCTTTGTATTTTCTatgtataatgttttttttgtgtgtgttttagggaCTGCATATGGAAATTAGCTGAAAGCTACAACCCGgtacaaaacacattttcctctgtgatcagTGCTACTGTACATGTCCCCCGTTCAATAAACTAACGGGACTCTAATCCAGCTCTGTTTGGAGTAGATATAGAGGTTTTGTTATACTTCAGACCATTTACATataggcaaaaaaataaataaataaaagataatgaCCCCAACATCACAATAACATCATAGCAATCAATAACAAGTAATAGTCTGAAATTTAAAATTGCAGGAGATCTAAATAAATCAGTCGTTCCAGTGAAAAACGCCATCCTTAGGCTACAGCTGACCTTTTTTTAACTATATCCAACTGTGTTAATACTCATGTAAAATGTGtaagtgacattttttttcctgttaaaactTGTGAAGGTGAAAAGAAAAGCCTAGAACCAAAAGGTTGAAAAGGGTCACATAAGAAATCTTATGGTTAATGTGATAATTAACAGGAGAGAagtgaaggaaaacaaagcagatgcTGAATTTTGTGAGtcattaaagggaaaaaaggcCAGCTGGGCGGACTGTGCGTGCGCTTCAGGTCCATGTCCGGGTTTTTTTGGGTGCTCCTGTCCACACAGATGCCCCGTTAAGTTAATTGGTGATGCTAAGCTGGTGTGAGTGTGAGCACATATGGTTGTCTGTCTCTATAGTAGACTGGAAACATGACGGGAGTGTGCGCTTCCTTTGGGCAAATGTCAGATGGAAGAAGCTGCTCTGCAGGAACGTCCTAGCATGACAGATGAAtggatatttttactgtaagcGTAAAAATCTAGAGAATGCAGCAAATACGCACCTGAAGCTTGAAGAAAGGAATGTGCGTTGTCACGGTGACATCAACCGGATCCACAGGCACCATCATTAAATTACTGAGAGCCTGGAAATATCAAGATAAATGGAAAAATTTGCTCAGCTGAAGACTGATTCCTTTCTCTGCAGGGCAGAGGTTGGAATAAGCATCGTTTGGTGTTGGCACTTCTGCGTTGTACTCACTAAAGGGTCATCCTCATTAGAGAAGATGGGGAAAGATGGTGGAGAGATTTTGTCTGGAGAGATTTTCAGCTCATTtgtcttctcctcctcagctgatgcaaaaagaaaaaaaaaagaattgcagGCAGTAGTTTGCATTTGTTGTACAACTGAATGAAGAGGGCACTTTTGAGATGAGAGTATGTCTTAAATAGAAGATCACAGGGTAATCACACCTTTCTGTGTTGAGGTAAATGTCTTCATGTTGTCTGCCAGTTTCTTCAAACAGGCCAGTATTCGCTTCATGCGACACTGGATCACAACCTGCAAGAGCGAAGACCAGCACAGCATGTTACCAGTCTGCCAAACTTACAAGTCTAAAATTGGCTTGTAAGTTTAAATTCTTAAATACTTGTCATTTCAGAGCAGGGATCAGAGAGAATTCAGGTTCACTTCAGTGTAAAAGCTTTGTGGTGCGAGTGTGACTGTCTGTGTAGTACAATTCCTCCAGTTGGTGACATACATAGAAAAATATACaaccagattattattattaataagtCTATTACCAATAATTGTAATAACAATATAATGAAAATTCTTTTCATGATAACTAAAAAACATGGATAATAATGGGAACTAGGAACAAAATGCATGCTGCAGGAGTGCAGCCAGGATGTAATACCTGTTTTTAAGATGTGCATGTGGACTGCTCTTAGACCTGACAAGGACAGAGTCAGCTCTATGCACACTATTATTATAAGTGGTGCTAGGAGTGGAAATGATGCCTGTGGGTCCTCAGACCAGGATTAGAGGGAGATGACCCACAGCCCTCAAAAACAGCCCCCAGACCCAAGAAAGGGAGCCTGTTGATCAAGAACCTCCCAGTAACTGGATTATTATTAACAAATGTTCTGATCTGAGCTCCTCACCCCACATTAATGCAATCCTATCAGCACCGACCCCCAAGTGGGTCGAGCCCAAACACTCCAGTCGCAGTGGGTGGGGAAGACTTTAACAAATATCATAACTGGCAATTAAGTCAGAAGTCAGCATAATTGAAAgacctaataaataaatagaataaaaactgGGTTTAAATATGTCATACTATGATGCTAATtggtataataataaatataattataatgCAGATTTAATcctcagtggaaaaaaaatactaaagtctttcactttaatgaaaatattcaCTCTATTTGCTGTAGAACTTCATATTTTATTGTGTATCCCATTAACTATAAGTTATTCTTTTAGGGAACagggaagaaaatgaaaaagcaaacaGGTGAGCTCCACTGAAACGCTGACAGTCAGGAATTTCCAGATGAGTGAACTACAAAGACGAGGCTCTCATAAGGTAGAAACATAGAATGATGTGCATCTTTGCACATCctcatgcatgtgtgcattttTACATGTACGTTTACCTTGCACGCTGCCTGCTGGAAGAGTCTGATGGCCTTATGCTTCAGCTCCCACTGAATACTGGtgtaaaactggaaggatggttCTCCCTCTGGGGACTGGAAGAGGGTGGATAGATGTTCACTGCTGACTTTAACAATATAAAAGTTATAAAGTAAGAGCTTTTTATGTCTAAACTGATAAAAGGccaaattaaattgttttttttgttttttttttggctatgTTTCCTCCAAAAACAGTAGCATGACTGGTTGATCCATTACTGGAGAGCTCCATctgtttgaccaatcagctcaTTGGATGCAGAGCTGGTAAACACCCTCCTGTACAGGATGAGTGGCCAatatctttttacattttctagaaaaTGGACAACTCAAGCCAGCAGGAAATCCAACAAAATAACTTTCTTTCCTTGCCGGGTCCAAACACCAGATGGCATACAGagcaaaacatgtaaaaatccTTCTAACTAAATCTGACTTTTGGGTTTTTGACACCTCTGTCAAGTCAATTATTCTACATTGAAGCTAAAGTTAATCTGCTCTGGCATCGCAGCTGTTTAGTAATGTTCatgcaaagcaaaataaatcatatttaaagtttaacaaaagtttaaaagaaccTGTCCTGCATCATGAAGCACCCGTCTGGAGGAAAGTCTGGTACAGTCAGAGGAAAAGTCTTCATCCTGCGTCAAATCTCCTCTTTTTACCTGCAACACAAGTGGTTAGCATTTATTGATGAAGGTTTGTGGTACTCACAGATTTTATGCACATAAAATGACTTTTAGACTGAAAAAAACACCATTAGTCGACAGTTATACCTGCAtttgagtttttgtttgttttaatactACTTTGCATGAACTGGTAACTATAGCTGTACTAAAAATGACACAGAGTCTCTCAAGGCTCTATTTTGGGCCCCCTATGGTGAACAAAGGTAGGGAAAAGGAAAGCTTATCAGAATTCAGAATAACTTTGTCTCCAGAGGGAAATTTGTCAAGGACATCAGTGTAGCTGTACTGCAAtcatgatatatatttttttatatatataaatcaagtTTTGGGGTGctaaaaaacacttttcaaagattattttgtttttacctcattttgtttaaattttacaacACGTACACTGTAGTGCACAACAGGACTTTATTGATTGTGAGCAAGAAACATTAACAAAGTTCAAAAGCTGATTGTGAATTTAAAATGTCcactaaaatgtttgtaaagAGGATAtcaattaatatttaacatatttacacaaaagCTTCATAGGAAAATGGGTGTTACATTAACTTAGAACTCACTGACTTTTTAATAGCCATGGGCCACTGGTCTTGGAACAACTAATTTCACCAGACTTTTCTATTTCACAAAAGACCATCTATTTACGATAGAGGAGAAAGCACTGGGATTTTTTGGAGACACAGAGGAACATTTGGCAATTCACACACCTCACCTACATTTTGCTGTTGCACCCAAACATTCGTTACCTGAAAGGCCTTGAACCTGTAACCATTTCAGGCATGTGGACTGTACCATATTTTCTGATCATTATTTGATCgtttacatttttagttttatttctgatCATATTTTCTGAAATACAAGTTAAATCAATTAACTGGTGCACATTTCTATGTGTTAACCTTTTTGGCTCAAAATCAAAAATCCCAGATCCCTACATGTCTGTTTTGGCCCAGTTAGGACAATGACACACTTCAGCTGGCCTGGTGTCTTTGTCCACTACATCTGGCTCAGCATCTTGGTCCTCCTCGTGTAGTTCCTCATCAGAGTTCTCACCCTCTCCTGTCATGCTCACTGGGCTTTCATCTTCTGAAAAACCTGAGTCTGAATCTCCTTTATGTTTCTGTTAAGAATTCGTTCTGCCTCTGTTAGCGAGCTGTCCActagaaaaatgtgaaataaacacaagaataaagTCCTGATGTGTACTACAGTATACATTGATAAATTAGTCATTAAACTAAATAAGTTTGGTACTGAAAACTTACTCAAATTACCTTTTAGATGTTCATTTTTGAAAATTgatccaaataaaacattaaaaaacatttcaaatataaatatcatGCTTAACTTTCTTTCTTCCATAAAATGTGCCTGTTGAGATGCTAGCCATTttggaaagagaaaaaggaaagttgGCAAGAACACACCCCCACACATGAGATGTCATCTTAAAGCTACGTTGCCCTCTCTAAGAGACATTAGGACATAGCAGA
This DNA window, taken from Melanotaenia boesemani isolate fMelBoe1 chromosome 24, fMelBoe1.pri, whole genome shotgun sequence, encodes the following:
- the cfap221 gene encoding cilia- and flagella-associated protein 221 isoform X1 produces the protein MEVALSEPLRRGTPLPLSQLVEERSRASIPNHLLESKIHSKLRSNSQIQAEPPELHFSGFKLGGSYVKILKLINISSDVVNIHIIPTLTKYFQTTYTKKYRLIPGLAYSLKVGFCPDEWRYFYDCIRVHCQGEENLLIPVHAYPVIDDLHIPPRIDLSAVPLGQSVCHVIPLRCSCPIDFEFQVFVVQPHEAFTIHPLTGVIPAMAEAMITVTFSPFQYETSQVTFQLVLSQFNTKPYLCTITGSSAPNLALSWSERKTSQRDAGPGEYRGPQPAIQVPPRSKTRSTKEADQTLRDQGDVKHGLTPSLDVCTPAGVAKMLIKDVSKLSSKDLQQALSCRKTAALQSREIKEALFIKKVQEAVREEQANQLKWKTHLGMEPMSKQSMIQVVDDRETALDEYMVKRGDLTQDEDFSSDCTRLSSRRVLHDAGQSPEGEPSFQFYTSIQWELKHKAIRLFQQAACKVVIQCRMKRILACLKKLADNMKTFTSTQKAEEEKTNELKISPDKISPPSFPIFSNEDDPLALSNLMMVPVDPVDVTVTTHIPFFKLQVPQHYKLMGYQPVSAWEAFNSYIPTTLARPLRNGAPAPQDGAQFVRAVEPKAKEEETVTFSFKAPEALLRPFPANALQVFNPAPGLQTYKPHPKYLESDLEFHLCPLPRYTLPGSNICDSKTQTPHTQFLHHKKAIAGVMKWKDFESVFLNRLSNQPDVTSDCAPRRTVDYNTDILPLTAPRPLPALPSDPALMDTQTVCRCEGSEIQLTPEMIRAEFLSGKALVSNSNLAAGVTARHQREMEVTHRSEISQMGKRVMTRLKQLESPHSPGENSE